One segment of Purpureocillium takamizusanense chromosome 7, complete sequence DNA contains the following:
- a CDS encoding Ubiquitinyl hydrolase 1 (EggNog:ENOG503NUAQ~MEROPS:MER0185433~COG:O) encodes MAPDSPPSTFAPELPEVASSPEHPSTRPNPFDDGDVSSRKRRRTSASGSPAASLDTANPVHDASSSTTLEGDQSWSGSTMAMDEKPTIPRTPEQRQASPEPPPSRVTINLRRRSESGSPPESPTSLEPTHSGIDPTLPDAAEIRENARNSDAETTEELPAESGSTPSSRPGTSPAVEVIQITESEEAYSGNDQDMEISAAISGTSAVDDTLLIADPTPQFPYRQPSERLSATVQRLTDYLSSNKIVDGHVFDDIVTWLNDYLQFAKQKGAIVVLESRLINRDFWQSFPQIIVCLLPRRWELLKHPVLRNRLLSLYTAFTRLIAHNIALDTIALQSISSADGASAPAIFAPAYIQQLRNTVSSIDYQPDQMNEPVSEPGWNPINLELYLFRILHDSTAGCAESLAQLVDALAGAVSRWPKLADHLAPLSLALTDYTRAALRGLNESQNEDKRANGDLAVCHQMMETMSTALMAVIDKHIASLSPDCASTAIQCLAEVLPMSLRSDNQQAKDRFTKHRARYPTLVLKTVYEAIAWDWKVDALEKLVRSSQMNMRMAGVTTLCTHLVSLWKRFNDGVEDCSVDVVEHLAEYLLHIGLVDYILGGSCHPEIIIECANVIGFLVVTKTYRAEHSDMIWHGLTSSQDPRVVDALRRVLTTISALFDQAELLHICKRFQSLPLEHFTVSVRTALDNILGEMMRRCNGDHSTLPYYPYVLCLRLLRESSAISHESQIADQEVQRLAMQKFKELLGYGPDAEGRAQLYQSCIHDIASKSTTTLGSLWCLSMAIRNTTVTQMQVLAEHHDLARLIVEELEHAELADRSGAGCAVFSGTINHPRREFVTNLIQLQPGSIDNDLGARLWNLLVGSGSACPDDRRAGWHIILSVSRRTSFRNTFLDTCFTSLLPKLPTEYLCDGVLEFIKEKLQCFSNEGGTLLDDETHVVQTAIEQLWRLILEADDSTLVNQAIATLALGVYLEGCSVAGHPLPHARRMHLALVGRCLNQLKGAADTLKRSVDGSPSSDGDSMIIVLSETETARQERVFTRSLQLLRFFLKKYQSKPNFAVADLRSYMSRTPDPVEGDSAQLKYQSFDGDEQTDIMPLNIGKLNTVSSLLATLREETGFDNYRAYYRGRQLLPAEGDSCKSLQELDIQDGFIIVKREENYSSSPVRIKPGSLPLEVEVLAHFEELWDYLSMEERIAEEIYDFVVNIPADGYIMSQFDSDSTSSYRELFLPGQPFKSLYAIHALTEYVESPRRTTAAAPPAQSPESNATFKVHDEVLHRSLRLIIQALSDPSVLVGTTTRLKMRVASALMQTFVKLTQGTHRCIASEAVCNPVNGPAPKRLFELLYNALECQGDAGLPLIASTCVAILRLGQSDQNFWANMAQEPAFHDLIQTLVLYDPRRAVRMTAVELLENFVDADAPPYDDNEDRATSSEDPAVHGLAQYLWPVVSELIRDAVQLPDQCHELFKLLKKLLVHLGGQIDLGRLASQISRLLLEHGTTEHMSDQDPHDPVIAGLAALLLLCLNEDSALVASAIWPEKFIRHLFTRHLFPERVKEGSLSVSRIVLNTDTRAKLYEIIYRFASQDCDELHEVLDLLNQLVPFFEDDNGSWFSFQNLPLLTHHRVQDEPYLYDLPQQFDRFKALRAPCGYAGLRNLSNTCYLNALLTQLYMNPSFRQFILSVNTEDPSDTQELLFHTQNVFGYLQESYRRYVDPITFVSAIKTYDDTMIDIYNQMDVDEFYNLLFDRWEGQFPLAEDRKQLRSFYGGQLVQQVKSKECEHISERLEPFSAIQCDIKGNGTLEESLQAYVGGEVMDGDNKYKCSTCDRHVAAVKRACLKDVPDNVIFHLKRFDFNLRTLQRSKINDRFSFPRKIDLRPYTMEHLSNPDAAAEEDIFELVGVLVHTGTAESGHYYSYVRERPCTPGVDSWVEFNDDIVTPWDPSHLANATFGGPDHRAAFDGNGIIYDKAYSAYMLFYQRSSSLEAQQSVMTTQNLSTPLRVEVPGPLQEHIVAENTVILKRHCLFDPSHTMFVHSCFARGKQMERQFASLEDRGHELQSLAVEVALSHLDQIVSRTKDTPFFVPYSKTLQDAVSDCPKCALELIEYFLLRHSAYRALIQRSPEQHVRAFAGEIMIRAVKKIAEELPQVYNGDSHHVIDAASIADGLDPDDMSRHSSLAPDGDVARQPVLRGMVTLLNYLWQFFHLHLRSWDEVFGTMLAFSKLGPREAVALLSEDFLERLLRIITADTSSHLAANYARMLTAILRRGNRAPSYSAIICLIDHLMSQLHPTFGAEFIIEDASDRLDQETPVPWTSEEVQIIHDEPVGRVGSLFVEKVLSIDQAREATRSIVSRLTTMGSYMEVKVLETLSRNTQIDSVNPHFEAFLKGAERYIESTRATKHVELLIRHICDQARKSQNYEGAALLSFMRFAMRSQQPDEAAAEARRLYCRDLIPSWAPYLLVYPDTDTRHDAEQLIEKEIFEQRFARASAGDEDTGELDNTESLIAVESLDEVMHQLATQCLVYLREAHIKRRVRIERQAAYCILRVVGKCAPQPGSAQETRLDDDIMFSAIQSEIVEPLQRLMVDEVDDDVSDWEGSCASSEAMDANVGISMEAVGQFNEPDMA; translated from the exons ATGGCGCCGGACTCACCACCCTCCACATTCGCTCCCGAGCTGCCGGAAGTAGCCTCTTCCCCTGAGCATCCTTCAACCCGCCCTAATCCATttgacgacggtgacgtctcgtcgcgcaagcgccgccgcacctcaGCCTCTGGATCCCCTGCAGCATCTCTCGACACCGCGAACCCAGTTCATGACGCCTCGAGCTCCACCACACTTGAGGGCGATCAGTCCTGGTCTGGAAgcaccatggccatggacgaAAAGCCTACCATTCCACGCACACCGGAGCAACGACAGGCCTCCCCCGAACCGCCACCTAGCCGCGTGACCATCAATCTCCGCAGACGCTCAGAGTCAGGCTCGCCACCAGAGTCGCCCACATCCCTCGAGCCGACGCATTCCGGAATTGACCCCACGCTTCCGGACGCTGCTGAAATTCGGGAGAATGCACGAAACTCCGATGCAGAGACGACGGAGGAACTGCCTGCCGAATCTGGGAGcacgccatcgtcaaggcCTGGCACGAGCCCTGCTGTTGAGGTCATCCAAATCACCGAATCAGAGGAAGCCTATAGCGGTAATGATCAGGATATGGAGATTTCAGCTGCGATATCCGGCACTTCAGCGGTAGATGACACCCTGCTCATCGCCGATCCAACACCTCAGTTCCCATACCGTCAGCCATCTGAGCGACTGTCCGCGACAGTACAGCGCCTGACTGACTATCTTTCATCAA ATAAAATTGTGGACGGCCACGTCttcgacgacatcgtcacTTGGCTGAATGATTATCTCCAGTTTGCGAAACAGAAGGGCGCAATTGTCGTATTGGAGTCGAGGCTTATCAATAGAGACTTTTGGCAGTCATTCCCACAGATCATTGTCTGTCTCTTGCCGCGAAG GTGGGAGCTCTTGAAACACCCAGTACTGAGGAACCGTCTCTTGAGCCTGTATACCGCATTCACACGGTTGATTGCACACAATATCGCACTCGATACAATTGCCCTACAAAGCATCTCATCTGCTGATGGCGCTTCAGCGCCGGCTATCTTTGCTCCCGCATACATTCAACAGCTTCGTAACACGGTGTCGTCCATCGACTACCAGCCCGACCAGATGAACGAGCCCGTGTCCGAGCCCGGCTGGAATCCTATCAACCTGGAACTTTACCTCTTCAGAATCTTGCATGACAGCACAGCAGGTTGTGCCGAGAGTCTTGCACAGCTCGTTGAcgcgctggccggcgccgtttCTCGATGGCCGAAGCTGGCAGATCACCTGGCGCCTCTGAGCCTTGCCCTAACGGACTATACTCGCGCTGCGTTACGCGGCCTGAATGAGAGCCAAAATGAGGATAAACGCGCCAACGGCGATCTTGCCGTCTGCCATCAGATGATGGAAACAATGTCAACTGCCTTGATGGCGGTGATCGACAAGCACATCGCGAGCCTAAGCCCAGACTGTGCCAGTACAGCGATCCAGTGCCTCGCTGAAGTTCTGCCCATGTCTTTGCGCAGTGATAACCAGCAAGCAAAAGATCGATTCACGAAACACAGAGCTCGATACCCGACACTGGTCTTGAAGACTGTGTATGAAGCAATTGCGTGGGATTGGAAAGTGGATGCCTTGGAAAAGCTCGTTCGATCGAGTCAGATGAACATGCGCATGGCCGGCGTCACCACGTTGTGCACGCATCTCGTCTCCCTGTGGAAGCGTTTTAACGACGGCGTCGAAGACTGCAGCGTTGATGTGGTCGAGCACTTGGCCGAATACCTGCTTCATATCGGGCTTGTTGACtacatcctcggcggcagctgccaTCCGGAAATCATAATTGAGTGTGCAAACGTCATCGGCTTTTTGGTTGTTACGAAAACCTACCGTGCGGAGCACTCCGATATGATATGGCACGGCTTGACATCAAGCCAGGATCCTCGTGTTGTGGATGCCCTGAGGCGCGTACTCACTACTATTTCGGCGCTGTTTGACCAGGCGGAGCTCTTGCACATCTGCAAAAGGTTTCAGTCACTTCCTCTGGAGCATTTCACGGTGTCGGTTCGAACTGCCCTGGACAATATCCTGGGTGAAATGATGCGCCGATGCAACGGGGATCATTCTACGCTTCCCTATTACCCATACGTCCTCTGCCTGCGTCTGCTGAGAGAGTCGTCTGCTATCTCTCATGAGTCCCAAATCGCGGATCAAGAGGTTCAGCGTCTCGCGATGCAAAAGTTCAAGGAACTCCTTGGCTACGGCCCCGATGCTGAAGGTCGGGCCCAGTTGTACCAGAGCTGTATCCATGACATTGCTTCCAAGTCTACCACAACATTGGGAAGCCTTTGGTGCCTTTCAATGGCAATACGCAATACGACGGTTACTCAGATGCAAGTCTTGGCAGAACACCACGACCTGGCGAGGTTGATTGTGGAGGAATTAGAACACGCTGAGCTCGCGGATCGATCCGGGGCAGGATGCGCCGTGTTTTCCGGCACCATCAACCATCCACGACGGGAGTTTGTGACCAACCTCATCCAGCTGCAGCCTGGATCTATCGACAATGATTTGGGAGCAAGACTATGGAATTTGCTCGTAGGGTCAGGGTCGGCCTGCCCAGATGACAGGCGCGCGGGGTGGCACATCATCCTCAGCGTGTCCAGAAGAACATCATTCCGCAACACATTTCTCGACACATGCTTTACATCTCTCCTGCCGAAACTACCAACAGAGTATCTCTGCGATGGGGTTCTCGAGTTCATCAAGGAGAAATTACAGTGCTTCTCTAACGAAGGCGGCACATTACTGGATGACGAGACCCATGTTGTCCAGACAGCGATCGAACAGCTCTGGAGACTGATACTAGAGGCAGACGATTCGACCCTTGTAAACCAAGCGATCGCAAcgcttgcccttggcgtgTACTTGGAAGGCTGTTCTGTCGCCGGCCATCCGTTACCTCATGCACGGCGGATGCACCTTGCGCTCGTCGGTCGCTGCCTGAACCAGCTCAAGGGTGCCGCTGATACTCTCAAGCGATCTGTCGATGGTTCACCAAGCAGCGATGGCGATTCGATGATCATTGTTCTCTCCGAAACGGAGACTGCTAGACAGGAGCGCGTCTTTACTCGTTCTCTTCAGCTGCTCCGTTTCTTCCTCAAGAAATACCAGTCAAAGCCCAACTTTGCTGTGGCAGACCTGCGGTCTTACATGTCTAGAACACCCGATCCAGTCGAGGGAGACTCAGCGCAGCTCAAGTATCAATCCTTTGATGGCGACGAACAAACTGACATCATGCCATTGAATATTGGCAAATTGAACACGGTGTCGTCACTCCTTGCCACCCTTCGGGAAGAGACAGGGTTCGACAACTATCGTGCGTATTACCGAGGACGTCAGCTATTGCCGGCAGAAGGAGATAGTTGCAAGTCATTGCAAGAGCTTGACATTCAGGACGGCTTTATCATAGTCAAGCGGGAAGAGAACTATTCATCCTCGCCAGTGCGGATCAAGCCCGGATCGCTTCCGCTCGAGGTGGAAGTTCTGGCACACTTTGAGGAGCTCTGGGACTACCTTAGCATGGAGGAACGGATCGCAGAAGAG ATCTATGACTTTGTGGTAAACATTCCAGCGGACGGCTACATCATGTCCCAATTTGATAGCGACTCGACGTCCTCTTACCGAGAGTTGTTCCTCCCCGGGCAGCCTTTCAAGTCTCTGtatgccatccatgccctGACGGAGTACGTCGAGAGCCCTCGTCGGACTACTGCAGCGGCTCCCCCAGCACAGAGCCCCGAGAGTAATGCAACGTTCAAAGTGCACGATGAGGTGCTCCACAGGTCTTTGCGCCTCATCATTCAGGCGCTGTCGGACCCGAGCGTCCTCGTGGGAACTACAACACGGCTCAAGATGCGGGTGGCGAGTGCTCTGATGCAGACTTTTGTCAAACTGACACAAG GGACGCATCGGTGCATCGCATCTGAAGCCGTCTGCAATCCCGTCAACGGGCCAGCTCCTAAGCGCCTCTTCGAGCTATTATACAATGCTCTTGAATGTCAAGGCGACGCGGGCTTGCCGCTGATTGCGAGCACATGTGTCGCGATTTTACGGCTTGGCCAGTCGGATCAGAATTTCTGGGCTAATATGGCCCAAGAGCCAGCCTTCCATGACCTCATTCAGACTCTTGTTCTTTACGACCCGAGAAGGGCGGTAAGAATGACGGCTGTGGAGCTTCTGGAGAATTTTGTGGACGCGGACGCCCCTCCGTatgacgacaacgaggacCGAGCCACATCGTCTGAAGACCCGGCAGTTCATGGCCTTGCCCAATACCTGTGGCCGGTAGTCTCAGAGCTCATACGCGATGCTGTTCAGCTTCCCGACCAGTGCCATGAGCTATTCAAGCTCCTGAAGAAGCTTTTGGTACATTTGGGTGGACAGATTGACCTGGGGCGGCTGGCGTCGCAAATCAGCCGACTCTTGTTAGAGCATGGAACCACCGAG CACATGTCGGATCAAGACCCACACGACCCTGTCATCGCTGGCCTAGcagccctgctgctgttgtgtCTCAACGAGGATTCTGCTTTGGTCGCATCCGCGATATGGCCTGA AAAATTCATTCGTCACCTTTTCACACGACATCTGTTCCCTGAGCGGGTCAAGGAAGGTTCCCTTTCAGTATCGCGAATCGTCCTGAACACAGACACTCGAGCGAAGCTATACGAGATTATCTATCGTTTCGCCAGCCAAGACTGTGATGAGCTGCATGAGGTATTGGATTTGCTCAACCAGCTTGTGCCTTTCTTCGAGGACGATAACGGTTCGTGGTTCTCGTTCCAAAATTTGCCTTTACTTACTCACCATCGAGTACAAGACGAGCCGTACCTCTACGATCTCCCCCAGCAATTCGATCGGTTCAAGGCTCTTCGTGCACCTTGCGGTTATGCTGGACTCCGAAATTTATCCAACACGTGCTATCTCAACGCCTTGCTAACGCAGCTGTACATGAACCCGAGCTTTCGGCAATTCATCTTGAGCGTGAACACAGAGGATCCAAGCGATACCCAGGAGCTGCTGTTCCATACTCAGAATGTCTTCGGTTATTTGCAGGAGAGCTATCGCCGCTACGTCGATCCAATAACCTTTGTCAGTGCCATCAAGACCTACGACGATACGATGATCGACATTTACAATCAGATGGACGTCGATGAGTTCTACAACTTACTGTTCGATCGGTGGGAGGGCCAATTCCCTCTAGCTGAAGACCGCAAGCAACTCAGATCCTTCTACGGCGGACAGCTGGTACAACAAGTCAAGTCCAAGGAATGCGAACATATTTCTGAGAGGCTTGAGCCATTCTCGGCGATCCAATGCGATATCAAAGGGAACGGCACCTTGGAAGAGAGTCTCCAGGCGTATGTGGGCGGTGAAGTTATGGATGGTG ACAACAAGTACAAGTGTTCCACGTGCGACCGACACGTCGCTGCCGTCAAGAG GGCCTGTCTGAAGGACGTCCCCGACAATGTCATTTTTCACCTGAAACGTTTCGATTTCAACCTGCGGACCCTTCAGCGTAGCAAGATCAATGATCGCTTCTCCTTCCCCCGCAAGATCGACTTGCGGCCTTACACCATGGAGCACCTAAGCAATCcagatgctgctgcagaagAGGATATTTTCGAGCTCGTTGGAGTTCTTGTTCATACGGGCACGGCCGAGTCAGGTCACTACTACTCGTATGTCAGGGAGCGACCCTGTACTCCTGGCGTTGACAGCTGGGTTGAGTTTAACGACGACATCGTAACGCCATGGGATCCGTCGCACCTAGCAAACGCGACGTTCGGTGGCCCTGATCACCGAGCCGCATTCGACGGCAACGGTATCATTTACGACAAGGCGTATAGCGCTTACATGCTTTTCTACCAGCGATCGTCATCGCTAGAGGCGCAACAGAGTGTAATGACCACTCAAAACCTATCCACTCCATTACGCGTCGAGGTACCGGGTCCTCTGCAGGAGCACATCGTGGCGGAGAACACAGTCATTTTGAAGCGTCATTGCCTTTTTGACCCATCTCACACTATGTTTGTCCACAGCTGTTTCGCCCGTGGCAAGCAGATGGAGAGGCAATTCGCCTCGCTGGAAGATCGAGGTCACGAGCTGCAAAGCCTTGCCGTGGAGGTGGCGCTGTCACACCTGGACCAAATCGTTTCGCGCACCAAGGACACGCCCTTCTTCGTCCCCTACTCGAAAACGCTTCAGGACGCAGTTTCCGACTGTCCCAAATGCGCACTGGAACTCATCGAGTACTTCTTGCTGCGGCATTCGGCATATAGGGCACTGATTCAGCGAAGCCCCGAGCAGCACGTCAGGGCGTTTGCCGGCGAAATCATGATTCGTGCTGTCAAGAAGATCGCCGAAGAACTGCCTCAGGTCTACAATGGCGATAGCCACCACGTGATAGATGCTGCATCAATCGCCGACGGACTCGACCCTGACGACATGTCTAGGCACAGCAGCCTTGCGCCAGATGGCGATGTCGCGAGGCAGCCGGTGTTGCGGGGAATGGTCACGCTGCTTAATTATCTATGGCAGTTCTTCCACCTCCATCTTCGCTCGTGGGATGAGGTCTTTGGCACCATGCTAGCGTTCTCGAAGCTCGGACCGCGCGAGGCCGTTGCGCTCCTCTCTGAAGACTTCCTCGAGCGGCTCCtgcgcatcatcaccgccgacaCGTCGAGCCATCTGGCCGCAAACTATGCTCGCATGCTCACCGCCATTCTCCGACGAGGCAACAGGGCACCGTCGTATTCTGCCATTATTTGTCTCATCGACCACCTCATGTCGCAGCTGCATCCTACCTTCGGTGCCGAGTTCATCATCGAGGATGCCTCGGATCGACTCGACCAGGAGACGCCTGTTCCCTGGACGTCAGAGGAGGTTCAAATTATACACGACGAGCCGGTTGGCCGCGTGGGCAGTCTCTTCGTGGAGAAGGTTTTGTCCATCGACCAAGCCCGGGAGGCCACGAGGAGCATCGTGAGCCGTTTGACCACCATGGGTTCATATATGGAAGTGAAGGTCCTGGAAACCCTGAGCCGCAACACACAGATTGATTCAGTGAATCCGCACTTCGAGGCTTTCCTCAAAGGGGCTGAGCGATATATCGAAAGCACCCGCGCGACGAAGCACGTGGAACTCCTCATCCGCCACATCTGCGATCAAGCCCGTAAGTCGCAGAACTATGAAGGGGCAGCGTTACTCTCCTTCATGCGGTTCGCGATGCGCTCACAGCAACCCGACGAAGCGGCAGCCGAGGCCAGAAGGTTGTACTGCCGTGACCTGATTCCCTCATGGGCACCATATCTGCTGGTGTATCCCGACACAGACACAAGACACGACGCGGAGCAGCTTATCGAAAAGGAGATTTTTGAGCAGCGGTTTGCGCGTGCGTCCGCAGGGGACGAGGACACTGGCGAGTTAGACAACACCGAAAGCTTGATAGCCGTCGAGTCGTTGGATGAGGTAATGCACCAACTGGCGACACAGTGTCTCGTGTACTTGCGCGAGGCGCACATCAAGCGTCGAGTTCGGATCGAGCGCCAGGCGGCCTACTGCATACTTCGAGTGGTGGGCAAATGCGCACCGCAGCCGGGAAGCGCGCAGGAAACCAGACTCGATGACGACATCATGTTCTCGGCGATACAGAGCG AGATTGTTGAGCCTCTGCAGCGTCTTATGGTGGATGAAGTGGATGATGACGTCTCGG ATTGGGAGGGTTCGTGCGCGTCATCGGAAGCCATGGATGCCAACGTGGGTATCTCCATGGAAGCAGTTGGCCAGTTTAACGAACCAGACATGGCATGA